One region of Oryza glaberrima chromosome 7, OglaRS2, whole genome shotgun sequence genomic DNA includes:
- the LOC127778295 gene encoding uncharacterized protein LOC127778295: MEILEKKGRKSLPKAMKPSNTTAKHNRSKSDLEDKNAKDALCSSLKACNQPKLPGRNSNPHLKSETKKGIQPSRSEAQNSLRKEILQLESHLKDQQVVRGALEKALGPDPDHPAPVNLSLESPMLQVQPANELIREVATLELEIKHLEQYLLTLYRKAFDQQQQQAATVACSDAARLSVSSRCSQLLEETPKAKAAAAAAPGRRGGDAIHYSCPPAPVSKRWNNGGGSADDCSPSTCPRKTTDSSDQYHGLRSQSALSFRGVCSSRISPSEDSLARALRSCHSQPFSFLEEGEAAPSGVVSLADYLGTNVADHIPETPNNLSEEMVRCMAGVYCKLADPPLVHHRASSSPASSFSSTSVVSPQYLGDMWSPNCRKEATLDSRLINPFRVEGQKEFSGPYNTMVEVPSISRDRRRLREVEDLLQTYKLILYRLETIDLRRMTNDEKIAFWINIHNALLMHAYLKYGIPQNHLKKTSLLVKAECKIAGRTINAAVIQGLVLGCSTHCPGQWLRTLLHPRIKSKASKAGGEWQAFAIHQSEPLLRFALCSGSHSDPAVRVLSPKRLSQQLEAAREEYIRATVGVRKEQRVTLPKLVDSYARDARLSPERLVDAVQRCLPESLRAAVQRCRQSRPASKVVEWAPYRHSFRYLLARDLAFPHLT; this comes from the exons ATGGAGATACTGGAGAAGAAAGGGCGTAAATCCTTGCCCAAAGCAATGAAGCCCTCCAATACCACAGCAAAGCACAATCGTTCAAAGAG TGATTTGGAGGATAAGAATGCTAAAGATGCGTTGTGTTCTTCACTGAAAGCATGCAATCAACCTAAGCTG CCTGGTAGAAACTCAAACCCTCATCTGAAGAGTGAAACCAAGAAGGGAATTCAGCCATCCAGGAGTGAGGCACAAAACTCCTTGAGAAAAGAG ATTCTGCAGCTGGAGAGTCACCTCAAGGATCAGCAGGTGGTGCGCGGCGCACTGGAGAAAGCACTGGGCCCTGATCCTGATCATCCTGCTCCTGTCAATCTCTCGCTCGAGAGCCCAATGCTACAG GTTCAACCTGCGAACGAGCTGATTAGGGAGGTCGCGACATTGGAGCTAGAGATCAAGCACCTGGAGCAGTATCTCCTGACACTGTACAGGAAAGCATttgatcagcagcagcagcaagcagcgaCAGTGGCGTGTTCAGATGCGGCGAGGCTGTCGGTGAGCTCGCGGTGCTCGCAGCTTCTGGAGGAGACGCCcaaggcgaaggcggcggcggcggcggctccaggcAGGAGAGGCGGCGATGCGATCCATTACAgctgcccgccggcgccggtgagcaAGAGGTGGAATaatggcggcggctcggcggacgactgctcgccgtcgacgtgcccgaggaagacgacggatTCGTCCGACCAGTACCATGGCCTCCGCAGCCAGTCCGCGCTGTCGTTCCGGGGAGTGTGTTCGTCCAGGATCTCGCCGTCCGAGGACAGCCTCGCGAGGGCTCTTCGCTCCTGCCACTCTCAGCCTTTCTCATTCTTGGAG GAAGGAGAAGCAGCACCATCAGGAGTGGTAAGCTTAGCTGACTATCTGGGGACAAATGTAGCTGATCATATCCCTGAAACTCCAAACAACCTCTCTGAGGAGATGGTCAGGTGCATGGCAGGGGTGTACTGCAAGCTTGCTGATCCTCCTCTGGTGCACCACCGCGCATCGTCGTCTCCGGCATCATCATTCTCCTCAACCAGTGTGGTTTCCCCACAGTATCTTGGGGACATGTGGAGCCCCAATTGCAGGAAAGAAGCAACTCTCGACTCCCGGTTGATCAACCCGTTTCGCGTCGAGGGGCAGAAAGAGTTCAGTGGACCGTACAACACCATGGTTGAAGTTCCATCGATTTCCCGTGATCGTCGAAGATTAAGAGAAGTAGAAGATTTGCTCCAAACTTACAA GTTAATTTTGTATCGGTTGGAGACCATTGATCTGAGAAGAATGACAAATGATGAAAAGATTGCTTTCTGGATCAACATACACAACGCATTGTTGATGCAT GCATATCTCAAGTATGGCATCCCACAGAACCATCTGAAGAAGACATCACTTCTTGTCAAG GCTGAATGCAAGATTGCCGGGAGAACCATCAATGCAGCAGTCATCCAGGGGTTGGTTCTTGGATGTAGCACTCACTGTCCAGGACAG TGGCTGAGGACTTTGCTTCACCCAAGGATCAAAAGCAAAGCGAGCAAAGCAGGAGGGGAATGGCAAGCCTTTGCCATCCATCAATCGGAGCCTCTTTTGCGCTTTGCGCTTTGTTCAGGAAGCCATTCCGATCCGGcg GTGAGGGTGCTGAGCCCGAAGCGGCTGTCGCAGCagctggaggcggcgagggaggagtaCATCCGGGCGACGGTCGGGGTGAGGAAGGAGCAGCGGGTGACGCTGCCGAAGCTGGTGGACTCGTACGCCAGGGACGCGAGGCTGTCGCCGGAGAGGCTCGTCGACGCCGTGCAGAGGTGCCTGCCGGAGAGCCTGAGGGCGGCGGTGCAGCGGTGCCGCCAGAGCAGGCCGGCGAGCAAGGTCGTCGAGTGGGCCCCCTACCGCCACAGCTTCCGCTACCTGCTCGCCAGGGACCTCGCCTTCCCCCACCTCACCTAG